One Halarcobacter ebronensis genomic window carries:
- the rdgB gene encoding RdgB/HAM1 family non-canonical purine NTP pyrophosphatase has protein sequence MKIVLATANKGKLEEFRKLLSNIEVIAYKELIGEYEVIEDRDSFQGNAIKKAQEIYEKINDENVIVISDDSGISVPALNNEPGIYSARYAGENATDKQNNAKLISKLKEKNLDKTPAYYTACIAIVYKKQTYSVHGWMYGEVLSCEKGEGGFGYDPMFIPKGFDKTLGELPYEVKKEFSHRSKALHLAKKVLDVIL, from the coding sequence GTGAAAATAGTTTTAGCTACAGCTAATAAAGGAAAGCTTGAAGAGTTTAGAAAATTGTTATCAAATATAGAAGTTATTGCATATAAAGAGTTAATTGGTGAGTATGAAGTAATTGAAGACAGAGATAGTTTTCAAGGAAATGCAATAAAAAAAGCTCAAGAGATATATGAAAAAATAAACGATGAAAATGTTATTGTTATCTCTGATGATAGTGGAATAAGTGTTCCAGCACTTAATAATGAACCAGGGATCTACTCAGCTAGATATGCAGGAGAAAATGCTACAGATAAACAAAATAATGCAAAATTGATATCAAAATTAAAAGAGAAAAACTTGGATAAAACTCCAGCTTATTATACAGCTTGTATAGCTATTGTCTATAAAAAACAAACCTACAGTGTTCATGGGTGGATGTATGGAGAAGTTCTGTCTTGTGAAAAAGGTGAGGGTGGTTTTGGTTATGATCCCATGTTTATTCCAAAAGGTTTTGATAAAACTTTAGGAGAACTTCCCTATGAAGTTAAAAAAGAGTTTTCCCATAGAAGCAAAGCTTTACATCTAGCAAAAAAAGTGTTAGATGTTATTTTATAA